In one window of Alphaproteobacteria bacterium DNA:
- the gdhA gene encoding NADP-specific glutamate dehydrogenase — translation MLNNQNSLSKYLEAHHAGQIEFHQAVENFYQDIAEIYNDNLNYQQENILARLIESDRIISFRVNWRDDNGIVRVNRGYRVQQNNALGPYKGGLRFDPSVNLSILKFLAFEQIFKNSLTNLPLGGGKGGLDIDPKNLSFAEKERICQAYMQELHKYIGENRDIPAGDIGVSATEVGLLYGQYKKNTNQVTGSLTGKPLLFGGSLVRTEATGYGCIYFLKNILEAHDLELKNQNITISGAGNVAIFAAEKAIMEGATVLTLSDSKGMLYCKHGLTLAELNSYKAARAKGKRLADFCLDNKNCAYVEKQKPWVIECDVAVPCATQNELNLADAKILAKNGLKAVSPGANMPLTSEAATYLSNNQVIVAPAKAANAGGVAVSGLEMSQNAQHLSWEFDEIDQKLKNIMSNIHAGCIANIKRENGIYPYKKGANIAAFIKVADATIAQGS, via the coding sequence ATGTTAAATAACCAAAATAGCTTAAGCAAATATTTAGAAGCGCACCATGCTGGACAAATTGAATTTCATCAGGCAGTAGAAAATTTTTATCAAGATATTGCAGAAATCTATAATGACAACTTAAATTACCAACAAGAAAATATTTTAGCTCGTTTGATTGAGTCTGATCGTATTATAAGTTTCAGAGTGAATTGGCGTGATGATAATGGTATAGTTAGAGTAAATAGAGGCTATAGAGTGCAACAAAATAACGCCCTCGGCCCTTACAAAGGTGGTTTGCGTTTTGACCCTTCAGTTAATCTTAGTATTTTAAAATTTTTAGCTTTTGAACAAATTTTCAAAAACTCTCTTACTAACTTACCTTTAGGTGGGGGTAAAGGTGGCCTTGATATTGATCCAAAAAATTTATCTTTTGCTGAAAAAGAGCGAATTTGCCAAGCATATATGCAAGAGCTACACAAATATATAGGTGAAAACCGAGACATACCAGCAGGTGATATTGGAGTATCTGCTACAGAAGTTGGCTTATTATATGGTCAATATAAAAAAAATACTAATCAAGTTACAGGCAGCTTAACTGGTAAGCCGCTTTTATTTGGTGGTAGCTTGGTAAGAACTGAAGCAACTGGTTATGGCTGTATTTATTTTCTTAAAAATATTTTAGAGGCACATGATCTTGAGCTTAAAAATCAAAACATAACTATTTCAGGAGCAGGTAACGTAGCAATTTTTGCTGCTGAGAAAGCCATTATGGAAGGTGCTACTGTGCTTACTTTATCAGATTCTAAAGGTATGCTTTATTGCAAACATGGCCTTACTTTAGCAGAATTAAATTCTTATAAGGCGGCTAGAGCCAAGGGCAAGAGATTAGCTGATTTTTGTCTTGATAATAAAAATTGTGCATATGTAGAAAAGCAAAAACCTTGGGTTATAGAATGTGATGTTGCAGTGCCATGCGCAACACAAAACGAACTTAATCTTGCAGATGCTAAAATATTAGCTAAAAACGGCTTAAAAGCTGTATCTCCAGGTGCTAACATGCCGTTAACTTCAGAAGCGGCCACATATCTTAGCAACAATCAAGTAATAGTAGCGCCAGCAAAAGCAGCTAATGCAGGTGGAGTTGCGGTGTCTGGTCTTGAAATGAGTCAAAATGCACAACATTTGAGTTGGGAATTTGACGAAATTGACCAAAAACTAAAAAATATTATGTCCAATATTCACGCAGGCTGCATTGCAAATATTAAGCGTGAAAATGGTATTTATCCATATAAGAAAGGAGCAAATATTGCAGCTTTCATTAAAGTAGCAGACGCAACTATTGCACAAGGAAGTTAA
- a CDS encoding ABC transporter ATP-binding protein — protein MEQPNYKDNFYLSKRLFKEYVLPHKIRFFFSIFLMIIVAATTAGHAYMVKPALDEVFVKQNTALLVVIPVVIMLITIVKALSSYFQLLIMSYINLDITASLRNVLYRHFVYCDISTLNRTSSGEMISRIMMDINRITGGISTFVNGFFKQLITLVALVGVMFYQSLELALIAFIGFPLAVYPVYLIGKKLRHLSFGDQAMAQKFISQMDDSLQYGKLVKAYNCEEFEAKRMSNIIFGITKLGRKISRLSLISSPFVEMLGGVGVAAVIWYGGFQVLNGETTPGAFFSFFTAMMMAYKPLKSVSGMNSGIQLGLGATERYFEEIDKKPAITDKKNAKKLKDPKGNIKFENVIFNYTKDRTALNSINLEVKPGEMVALVGPSGGGKSTIMSMMLRFYDPKSGKISLDGHNLKNISLKSLRSAMSVVNQEVMLFDDTILENIRYGNSGATEKEIEEAAKIAEAHEFINELPDKYHSLVGQNGIMLSGGQRQRIAIARAVLYNSPILLLDEATSALDPISEHLVKNALQKLMKGKTTIVIAHRLSTVMHANKICVVMNGEITEEGTHKELIEKKGDYANLYEKQFALVTDLDN, from the coding sequence ATGGAACAACCAAATTACAAAGATAATTTTTACCTCAGCAAAAGACTGTTCAAAGAATATGTCTTGCCGCACAAGATTAGGTTCTTTTTCTCTATTTTTTTAATGATCATAGTAGCGGCGACCACAGCAGGTCATGCTTATATGGTAAAACCCGCTTTAGATGAAGTATTTGTAAAGCAAAATACGGCTCTTTTAGTTGTAATACCAGTTGTAATTATGTTGATTACTATTGTTAAAGCACTATCTAGTTATTTCCAATTGCTCATTATGAGCTATATCAATCTAGATATAACGGCAAGTCTTAGGAATGTGCTTTATCGCCACTTTGTTTATTGTGATATTTCTACTTTAAACCGCACCTCATCTGGTGAAATGATCTCGAGAATAATGATGGATATTAACAGAATAACAGGTGGTATTTCAACTTTTGTGAATGGCTTTTTTAAGCAGTTAATTACCTTGGTGGCTCTTGTAGGGGTTATGTTTTATCAAAGTTTAGAGCTTGCTTTGATTGCTTTTATTGGCTTTCCATTAGCTGTCTATCCAGTTTATTTAATTGGTAAGAAACTAAGACATTTATCTTTTGGTGACCAGGCTATGGCGCAAAAATTTATTTCGCAAATGGATGATAGTTTGCAGTATGGCAAGCTAGTAAAAGCATATAATTGTGAAGAATTTGAAGCAAAGAGAATGTCCAATATCATTTTTGGTATTACTAAATTGGGTAGAAAAATATCAAGATTGTCGCTTATTTCTTCACCATTTGTTGAGATGCTAGGTGGTGTTGGTGTGGCTGCAGTAATTTGGTATGGTGGTTTTCAAGTTTTAAATGGCGAAACTACGCCAGGTGCATTTTTCTCATTTTTTACAGCCATGATGATGGCTTATAAGCCTTTAAAATCTGTATCTGGTATGAATAGTGGTATTCAATTAGGTCTTGGTGCTACAGAAAGATATTTTGAAGAAATAGATAAAAAGCCAGCTATTACTGATAAAAAAAATGCTAAAAAATTAAAAGACCCTAAAGGTAATATAAAATTCGAAAATGTTATATTTAATTACACAAAAGACAGAACAGCACTAAATAGTATTAATTTAGAAGTTAAGCCAGGAGAAATGGTTGCATTAGTCGGTCCTTCTGGTGGAGGTAAGTCAACTATTATGAGTATGATGCTTAGATTTTATGACCCTAAATCAGGTAAAATTAGTTTAGATGGACATAATTTAAAGAATATTAGTCTAAAGTCACTTAGAAGCGCAATGTCTGTAGTAAATCAAGAGGTAATGCTTTTTGATGATACAATTTTAGAAAATATTAGATATGGAAATTCTGGAGCAACAGAAAAAGAGATAGAAGAAGCCGCTAAAATAGCAGAGGCACATGAATTTATTAATGAGTTGCCAGATAAATATCATAGTTTAGTTGGGCAAAATGGTATTATGTTGTCTGGCGGGCAGCGACAAAGAATAGCAATTGCCAGAGCTGTATTATATAATTCGCCAATATTATTATTAGATGAAGCAACTTCGGCTTTAGATCCTATTTCTGAGCATTTAGTTAAAAATGCTTTGCAAAAATTAATGAAAGGTAAAACCACTATTGTCATAGCGCACCGCTTGTCAACTGTGATGCATGCTAATAAAATTTGTGTGGTTATGAATGGTGAAATTACAGAAGAGGGAACGCATAAAGAATTAATTGAGAAAAAGGGAGATTATGCTAATTTATATGAGAAGCAATTTGCATTAGTAACAGACCTTGATAATTAA
- the rfbA gene encoding glucose-1-phosphate thymidylyltransferase RfbA, which produces MKAIILAGGSGSRLAPLTNITSKQVLPVYDKPMIYYPLSNIINVGIKDILIISTPEDTPRIRELLGDGSAIGVNISYKIQDRPNGIAEAFIIGADFIGNDNVSLILGDNIFYGSEVSGKEVDHKFKSASQNVDGAYVIAYQVSDPERYGVVELDNNNMALSIEEKPAKAKSNFAVTGWYFYDNQVVDIAKNIKPSDRGELEITDINNHYLKAQKLKVITLNRGFAWLDAGTHNSLYQASQFIEVVENRQAIKIGCIEEVAFNRGFINLAQLEELANKFKIGNSYGDYLRKVILLNS; this is translated from the coding sequence ATGAAAGCAATAATATTAGCAGGGGGAAGCGGTTCCAGATTGGCTCCCTTAACCAACATCACAAGTAAACAAGTATTACCAGTTTATGATAAGCCAATGATATATTACCCCTTAAGTAATATAATCAATGTTGGTATTAAAGATATTTTAATTATTAGTACGCCAGAAGATACGCCAAGAATTAGAGAGTTACTTGGTGATGGTAGTGCTATAGGCGTAAATATAAGCTATAAAATACAAGATAGGCCTAATGGCATTGCAGAAGCGTTTATAATTGGCGCCGATTTTATTGGGAATGATAATGTTAGTTTGATTTTAGGTGATAATATTTTTTATGGCAGCGAAGTGAGCGGTAAAGAAGTTGATCACAAATTTAAGTCAGCTAGCCAAAATGTGGATGGCGCTTATGTTATTGCTTATCAAGTGTCAGACCCTGAGCGCTATGGTGTGGTGGAATTGGATAATAATAATATGGCATTGTCGATTGAAGAGAAACCAGCTAAAGCTAAATCAAATTTTGCAGTTACTGGTTGGTATTTTTATGATAATCAAGTAGTTGATATCGCAAAAAATATTAAGCCATCAGATAGGGGGGAATTGGAGATTACAGATATTAATAATCATTATTTAAAAGCCCAAAAATTAAAAGTTATTACTTTGAATCGTGGTTTTGCTTGGCTTGATGCTGGCACGCATAATTCGCTTTATCAGGCTTCACAATTTATTGAAGTGGTAGAAAATCGTCAGGCTATAAAAATAGGTTGTATAGAAGAAGTGGCATTTAATAGGGGCTTTATTAATTTGGCTCAATTAGAAGAGTTAGCAAATAAATTCAAAATAGGTAATAGCTACGGAGATTACTTAAGAAAGGTAATTTTGTTAAATAGTTAA
- the rfbC gene encoding dTDP-4-dehydrorhamnose 3,5-epimerase — MLKVEDCFIPDLKIIKLAKYGDDRGFFIERFKLADFKKHHLPTNFVQDNHSRSEKNVVRGLHYQFAPAQGKLVGCTKGEVFDVAVDLRVNSKTFGKWFGLNLDQQTLLWIPAGFAHGFCAISDEPADLYYKITGGEYNPEGEGGIMWNDPEININWPVADAQISKRDKKQQTLQEYIKNPVFF; from the coding sequence ATGTTAAAAGTTGAAGATTGCTTTATTCCAGATTTAAAAATTATCAAATTAGCAAAATATGGTGATGATAGAGGTTTTTTTATTGAGAGATTTAAATTAGCAGATTTTAAGAAACATCATTTACCTACAAATTTTGTACAAGATAATCACTCTAGATCAGAAAAAAATGTAGTTAGAGGTTTACATTATCAGTTTGCACCCGCTCAAGGTAAGTTGGTTGGTTGCACTAAAGGTGAAGTTTTTGATGTAGCCGTAGATTTAAGGGTTAATTCTAAAACTTTTGGCAAATGGTTTGGCCTTAATTTAGATCAACAAACTTTGCTATGGATTCCAGCTGGATTTGCGCATGGCTTTTGTGCTATATCAGATGAACCAGCTGATTTATATTATAAAATCACTGGCGGGGAATATAACCCAGAAGGAGAGGGCGGAATTATGTGGAATGACCCAGAGATAAATATAAACTGGCCTGTTGCTGATGCGCAAATTTCCAAGCGTGATAAAAAACAACAGACTTTACAAGAATATATAAAAAATCCAGTATTTTTTTAA
- the rfbB gene encoding dTDP-glucose 4,6-dehydratase codes for MQKTQNLLVTGGAGFIGSSFVAQQAKLGNKVIILDKLTYAGKKENINWINGDYELVVADINEQKLVEELLFTHKIDKLVHFAAESHVDNSIENPTEFIETNINGTFSLLAASLRYFKENNKFHFHHISTDEVFGDLPLNDGSKFSELTAYNPSSPYSSSKAASDHLVRSYFRTYNLPITISNCSNNYGERQHEEKLIPTIIRKAVNGLDIPIYGDGKNVRDWIHVDDHNRAVHLILNQGKIGETYCIGGNCELNNNEVVNIICETLDENYPKKDGLSYKKQITYVTDRKGHDLRYAINSNKIEQELGFELQINFRQGILRLIKDILA; via the coding sequence ATGCAAAAAACACAAAATTTATTAGTTACCGGTGGAGCCGGTTTTATTGGCAGCTCATTTGTGGCGCAGCAAGCTAAATTGGGTAATAAAGTAATTATTTTAGATAAATTAACTTATGCTGGTAAAAAAGAGAATATCAATTGGATAAATGGAGATTATGAATTAGTGGTAGCTGACATTAATGAACAAAAATTAGTTGAGGAATTATTATTTACTCATAAAATTGATAAATTAGTACATTTTGCCGCGGAAAGCCATGTAGATAATTCAATAGAAAATCCAACTGAATTTATAGAAACTAATATTAATGGCACATTTTCTTTGCTTGCAGCTAGTTTGAGATATTTTAAGGAAAATAATAAATTTCATTTTCATCATATATCTACAGATGAAGTGTTTGGTGATTTGCCTTTAAATGATGGAAGTAAATTTTCTGAATTAACCGCTTATAATCCTTCATCACCATATTCTTCTTCTAAGGCAGCAAGTGATCATTTAGTTAGAAGTTATTTTAGAACTTATAATTTACCTATAACTATTAGTAATTGCAGTAATAATTATGGTGAAAGGCAGCATGAAGAAAAATTAATTCCAACTATAATAAGGAAAGCAGTTAATGGTCTTGATATTCCAATTTACGGCGATGGTAAGAATGTTAGAGATTGGATACATGTAGATGATCACAATAGGGCGGTACATTTGATTTTAAACCAAGGTAAAATAGGTGAGACTTATTGCATTGGAGGTAATTGCGAATTAAATAATAATGAAGTTGTAAATATAATTTGTGAAACTTTAGATGAAAATTATCCTAAAAAAGATGGTTTATCCTACAAAAAGCAAATTACTTATGTAACAGACCGTAAAGGGCATGATCTTAGATATGCAATTAATTCAAATAAAATTGAGCAAGAGCTAGGTTTTGAGTTGCAGATAAATTTTCGTCAAGGTATTTTAAGGTTAATTAAAGATATTTTAGCTTAA